In the genome of Paenibacillus sp. GP183, the window TCGTGCAGGAGCTATAGAGCAGCTTGAAACATGGGGTCAGCGCGTTGGGGTGGATGTCATCAAGCAGCAATCGGGAGCCGATCCTGCTGCGGTTATGTTCGATGCATTGCAAGCGGCCAAAACTCGCGGCACCGACATTCTGCTGTGTGATACGGCCGGACGATTGCAAAATAAAGTCAACCTCATGGAAGAACTGAATAAGATTTATCGTGTGATTCAGCGAGAGGTTCCGGATGCTCCCCATGAAGTGCTGCTAGTGCTTGATGCGACTACAGGACAAAATGCGCTCAGTCAAGCCAAGCTTTTCAGCGATAAAACAGGACTTACCGGCTTGGTCTTGACGAAGCTGGATGGAACAGCCAAGGGTGGAATTGTCGTAGCCATTCGCCAGGAGCTTTCCCTGCCTGTGAAATTCGTTGGATTGGGCGAGAAGATGGATGACTTGCAGGCCTTTGATTCCGAACAATTTGTGCATGCTTTGTTTGGCCAATGGATCGCTGATGAGAAGGAAGAAATTGAAAGCTAGTGACAAGGTAAACACCTTGACATCTCCAGCTCTATTCAGTATGATGAGTTATGTTGTAATGCTGTCAAGCATTTGACCTTTACGGAGGTGAGCTCGTATGTCGGAAGATCAGGTGCTGGAGAAAACGAATCGCATCAATCTGCTGATTGATTTCTATGAGCCGCTTTTAACCGAGAAGCAGGGTATGTTCTTGAAGCTGTATGTTCATGATGACTTTTCGCTCGGCGAGATTGCCGAGAACTTCAACATCAGCCGCCAAGCCGTATATGAGCACATTAAACGCGCTGAGCAGACTCTTCAGGATTATGAAGAGAAGCTGCAGCTGTTGAACAAGCATGAACAAAGAATCAAGCTGCGAGATGAGCTGGAAT includes:
- the ylxM gene encoding YlxM family DNA-binding protein produces the protein MSEDQVLEKTNRINLLIDFYEPLLTEKQGMFLKLYVHDDFSLGEIAENFNISRQAVYEHIKRAEQTLQDYEEKLQLLNKHEQRIKLRDELESMLLSCEPELKQQLNILFDNMIHMD
- the ftsY gene encoding signal recognition particle-docking protein FtsY, with the protein product MSFFKRLKESISGKAEAVTSKFKEGLSKTRDAFVDRVDDLFSRRKKIDEDFYEELEEILIGADVGVGTVLKLIDDLRAEVKKRKIENPGELQPILSEKLIGLLKGDTDAGLRTAKEGLTVMLFVGVNGVGKTTTIGKMAHMLKSQGKKVLMAAGDTFRAGAIEQLETWGQRVGVDVIKQQSGADPAAVMFDALQAAKTRGTDILLCDTAGRLQNKVNLMEELNKIYRVIQREVPDAPHEVLLVLDATTGQNALSQAKLFSDKTGLTGLVLTKLDGTAKGGIVVAIRQELSLPVKFVGLGEKMDDLQAFDSEQFVHALFGQWIADEKEEIES